From the genome of Virgibacillus siamensis, one region includes:
- a CDS encoding beta-N-acetylhexosaminidase, with protein MDLHLKGILPELNDGLSIICTELGITQSPAGFPVQIEKKAGTIEVSCTNEGGKIRYEKRIHFFRALGLFIQQLNKHNHFQIIEVPQFDTNGIMIDASRNGVMTVEGIKNFLRKMALMGLDVVMMYTEDTFEMKKYPYFGYMRGRYKEDELKECDVYADHLGIEMIPCIQTLAHLTEALKWNYAGKIRDTEDILLVGEKETYQFIEEMIRTVSRSFKSDRIHIGMDEAHRLGLGSYLEKNGYRERFSVMNEHLQQVVSITEKYQLKPMIWSDMYFRLGSKTGGYYDPYSEIPDDVMNSVPENLQLVYWDYYHTDQNFYETFIDKHKVFGSNPIFAGGIWTWNGIAPNYGKTFATTDAALEACKRKGVKEVFATMWADNGAETTPLTGFPGMQLFAEHGYSRQVDRRKLADRFSFCVGGDIDSFLALNEFDETPGVAKDNLKESHPSKFLLWQDVLTGLYDANIKGLSMNEHYSNLAEKLTNAKQDSSRWSVMFSYYSQLAKVLSVKAEFGLKLKCAYEEQDKQSLAELRNQVVPLRDMVDNLRIKQRSLWLTTNKPFGWEVLDIRYGGVIARLNTAKDRLTDYLDGKVDSLEELETERLYHDAPWVMPGGTLGRNTYHRIVTASALSN; from the coding sequence GTGGATTTGCATTTAAAAGGTATATTACCTGAACTTAATGATGGTCTTTCAATTATATGTACAGAACTTGGGATTACACAAAGTCCGGCCGGATTCCCAGTCCAAATCGAAAAAAAAGCGGGAACAATTGAGGTGAGCTGTACAAACGAGGGTGGCAAAATTCGATATGAAAAGCGAATTCACTTTTTCCGCGCACTTGGCTTATTCATACAACAGCTGAATAAGCATAATCATTTTCAGATTATTGAGGTTCCCCAATTTGATACGAATGGCATTATGATTGATGCATCCAGAAATGGTGTCATGACGGTAGAAGGCATAAAAAATTTCTTGCGGAAAATGGCCTTGATGGGCTTGGATGTTGTTATGATGTATACCGAAGATACATTTGAAATGAAAAAATATCCTTACTTTGGTTATATGCGCGGGCGTTATAAAGAGGATGAATTAAAAGAGTGTGATGTGTATGCGGATCATTTAGGAATTGAAATGATTCCTTGCATCCAAACATTAGCTCATTTAACTGAAGCATTGAAATGGAATTATGCTGGAAAAATCAGAGATACAGAGGATATTCTCCTTGTTGGTGAAAAGGAAACATATCAATTTATTGAAGAAATGATTAGGACGGTAAGTCGTTCTTTTAAATCAGACCGTATCCATATAGGGATGGACGAGGCACATAGACTGGGACTGGGCTCCTATTTAGAAAAAAACGGATACCGGGAACGTTTTTCAGTGATGAATGAACACTTGCAGCAGGTTGTATCGATTACAGAGAAATATCAATTGAAACCGATGATTTGGAGTGATATGTATTTTAGGTTGGGTTCAAAAACGGGAGGGTATTATGACCCTTACTCGGAAATTCCAGATGATGTCATGAACTCGGTCCCGGAAAACCTTCAACTTGTCTATTGGGATTACTATCATACAGATCAAAACTTTTATGAAACGTTTATCGATAAACATAAAGTATTTGGTTCTAATCCCATATTTGCTGGCGGCATATGGACTTGGAACGGAATTGCACCGAACTACGGGAAAACGTTTGCTACAACGGATGCGGCATTGGAAGCGTGTAAGCGTAAAGGAGTAAAAGAAGTATTTGCCACTATGTGGGCGGATAATGGTGCTGAGACAACCCCTTTGACAGGTTTTCCCGGTATGCAATTGTTCGCTGAACATGGGTATTCCAGGCAGGTGGACAGGCGCAAATTGGCTGACCGGTTCTCATTCTGTGTAGGGGGAGATATTGATTCTTTCCTGGCACTGAATGAGTTTGACGAAACCCCTGGTGTTGCAAAAGATAATTTGAAAGAATCACATCCATCAAAGTTTTTATTATGGCAGGATGTGTTAACAGGTCTGTATGATGCAAACATAAAAGGTCTGTCGATGAACGAGCATTATAGCAATTTGGCTGAAAAACTGACGAATGCTAAACAAGATAGTTCCAGATGGAGTGTCATGTTCTCTTATTATAGTCAGCTTGCTAAAGTTTTGAGTGTTAAAGCGGAGTTTGGTCTGAAACTGAAATGTGCTTATGAGGAACAGGATAAACAAAGCTTAGCGGAACTTCGAAATCAGGTTGTGCCTTTACGTGACATGGTTGATAATTTGCGCATAAAACAACGTTCACTTTGGCTTACGACCAATAAACCATTTGGATGGGAAGTACTAGATATCCGCTATGGCGGTGTAATAGCACGATTAAATACTGCAAAAGACCGGCTAACAGATTACTTGGACGGAAAAGTGGATTCGTTGGAAGAACTTGAGACTGAACGTCTTTACCATGATGCACCATGGGTGATGCCCGGCGGAACATTGGGTCGAAACACTTACCACCGGATAGTAACAGCTAGTGCACTTTCCAATTAA
- a CDS encoding carbon-nitrogen hydrolase family protein, with the protein MKYKPVKIGMGQMLVESGKQLENLERARQMIEQAANQGCMFVVLPECLDIGWANPNASQLAEPIPGKCSEFLCQAAKLNKIYVVAGLTEREDYKLYNAAVLISPDGNILSRHRKINLLEIESMYSVGDRLTVTDTPFGKAGINICADNLADSLMLGHSLARMGARFILSPSAWAVDRNHDNYANPYGKVWEVPYRELAALYGITVIGVSNVGWISEGSWRGRKCIGSSMAIGPKGIFKKGRYGVAEQQLLVVEI; encoded by the coding sequence ATGAAATATAAACCAGTAAAAATTGGTATGGGCCAAATGTTAGTCGAAAGTGGAAAACAACTTGAAAATCTTGAAAGGGCAAGACAAATGATTGAACAGGCAGCGAATCAAGGCTGTATGTTTGTTGTATTACCGGAATGTCTTGATATTGGTTGGGCAAACCCCAATGCCAGCCAGCTGGCGGAGCCCATTCCGGGCAAGTGCAGTGAATTCCTTTGCCAAGCAGCAAAATTAAACAAGATCTATGTCGTAGCTGGTTTAACAGAAAGAGAGGATTACAAATTATATAATGCCGCTGTATTGATATCCCCTGATGGCAATATTCTGTCCAGGCACAGGAAAATAAATTTGCTGGAGATTGAATCTATGTATTCTGTGGGCGATCGTCTCACTGTTACAGATACCCCGTTTGGAAAAGCAGGGATAAACATTTGCGCGGATAATTTAGCTGATTCATTAATGCTGGGGCACTCATTAGCAAGAATGGGGGCCAGATTTATTCTGTCACCGTCTGCATGGGCAGTTGACCGTAATCATGACAATTATGCTAATCCATACGGTAAAGTATGGGAAGTTCCTTATCGGGAACTAGCTGCATTGTATGGCATTACTGTTATAGGAGTGAGCAATGTGGGCTGGATAAGTGAAGGATCATGGAGAGGTCGTAAATGCATTGGTTCTTCAATGGCCATTGGTCCAAAAGGAATTTTTAAGAAGGGTAGATATGGTGTAGCAGAACAACAATTACTCGTAGTTGAGATATAA
- the betC gene encoding choline-sulfatase, translating to MTQKRQQPNIVMIMADQMAFDVVGALGHPAVKTPNIDRLVHDGVTFENAYCNSPICAPSRASFVTGNLISNIGVYDNGSELSAGTPTFLHHLRRAGYETVLSGKMHFVGPDQLHGFEHRLTKDIHTAAFDLTPDWTKGVYQNHGTGVKRLKNPGAVELNNNLDYDEKVLHRTLEQIRAFKRREQKDNRPFFLCASFFHPHDPFHITEEYWNLYKNTDIPMPKVTGEKIDDMHPFNQWIQTHHELDTCGLSKEEIRKNRRAYYGMVTYFDRKAGQIVDELDRLDLLENTIIVVTSDHGEMLGEHGMWFKRTFYDPAVKVPLIISSPERFHSGKRIKEVVSLVDLAATFMTLAEVPSCEEWIDKMDGDSLEALLADKDDDWKDEVISEYYGEGPIQPMVMLRSGNYKYIYVHEERPLLFNLEEDPLERNNLAELSEYQSILQQFKKRIVSEFDMEQIKKDIINSQQERIMVAESLKIGKKSSWDHTFNY from the coding sequence ATGACACAAAAAAGACAGCAACCAAACATTGTGATGATTATGGCAGATCAAATGGCTTTTGATGTTGTTGGAGCTCTGGGACATCCGGCTGTGAAAACACCAAATATCGATCGACTTGTACATGATGGGGTAACATTTGAAAATGCTTATTGTAATTCACCTATTTGTGCACCTTCAAGAGCTTCTTTCGTTACCGGCAATTTGATTAGTAATATTGGGGTATATGATAATGGCTCGGAACTTTCAGCTGGGACCCCGACATTCTTGCATCATTTAAGGCGGGCAGGATATGAAACCGTATTATCCGGAAAGATGCACTTTGTTGGACCTGATCAGTTACACGGGTTTGAACATCGATTAACAAAGGATATACATACGGCTGCATTTGATTTAACACCTGACTGGACTAAAGGAGTTTATCAAAATCATGGAACCGGTGTAAAGCGTCTTAAAAATCCTGGTGCAGTGGAATTGAATAATAATCTGGATTATGACGAAAAAGTACTGCATCGGACCCTTGAGCAAATACGGGCATTTAAACGCAGAGAACAAAAAGATAACAGACCATTCTTTTTGTGTGCTTCTTTTTTTCATCCTCATGATCCTTTTCATATTACAGAAGAATACTGGAATTTGTACAAAAATACGGATATTCCAATGCCAAAGGTTACCGGTGAAAAAATTGACGACATGCATCCCTTTAACCAATGGATTCAAACCCATCATGAGTTGGATACTTGCGGGTTATCAAAGGAAGAAATCAGAAAAAATCGACGTGCATATTATGGAATGGTAACTTATTTTGATCGAAAAGCAGGACAAATTGTTGATGAGTTGGACAGGCTGGATCTTCTGGAAAATACGATTATTGTTGTAACCAGTGATCATGGAGAAATGCTTGGGGAGCATGGCATGTGGTTTAAGCGAACTTTTTATGATCCGGCTGTAAAGGTCCCTTTAATTATATCATCCCCGGAGCGCTTTCATTCTGGAAAAAGGATTAAAGAAGTAGTATCTCTCGTCGATCTGGCTGCAACCTTTATGACACTGGCCGAGGTACCTTCATGTGAAGAATGGATTGATAAAATGGATGGTGATAGCCTGGAGGCCTTATTAGCAGACAAGGACGATGATTGGAAAGATGAAGTTATTAGTGAATATTACGGCGAAGGGCCAATTCAACCGATGGTCATGTTACGATCCGGCAATTATAAATATATATATGTTCATGAGGAAAGGCCGCTGTTATTTAATCTTGAAGAAGATCCGCTTGAACGTAATAACCTTGCAGAGTTAAGCGAATACCAGTCCATTCTACAACAATTTAAGAAGAGAATCGTTTCAGAGTTTGATATGGAACAAATAAAAAAAGATATTATAAACAGTCAACAAGAACGAATCATGGTCGCGGAGTCATTAAAAATTGGAAAAAAGAGCAGCTGGGATCATACATTTAACTATTAA
- a CDS encoding YesL family protein, which produces MSQGWKSALERFAEWFSRLAYINMLWIGFTLAGLILFGFVPATVAMFAVVRKWRNNKLHDSVFKTFWGIYRQEFATSNIAGIVMMIIGYILYIDLFVLNLDNSLSMQIVQLLLYIIAGMYLMVVVFFFPVYVHFKMKWYQYIKMGALMIFAAPFQAILMLILGYGIFFLMAKMPILMFFFLGSFISYIWLMIALPTFNKLEKSS; this is translated from the coding sequence TTGTCACAGGGATGGAAAAGTGCGTTGGAACGGTTTGCGGAATGGTTTTCCCGTTTAGCATATATCAATATGTTATGGATAGGATTCACACTTGCGGGGCTTATCCTGTTTGGTTTCGTGCCTGCAACCGTTGCAATGTTTGCTGTGGTCAGAAAGTGGCGTAATAATAAATTGCATGATTCGGTATTTAAAACATTTTGGGGCATTTACCGGCAAGAATTTGCAACATCAAATATTGCCGGTATTGTGATGATGATTATTGGTTATATCCTATACATAGACCTGTTTGTTCTAAATTTGGATAATTCCTTATCGATGCAAATTGTCCAGTTACTTCTATATATTATAGCAGGCATGTATTTAATGGTTGTGGTCTTTTTCTTCCCTGTTTATGTCCACTTTAAGATGAAATGGTACCAGTATATCAAAATGGGAGCATTAATGATCTTTGCTGCTCCGTTTCAAGCTATTTTAATGCTGATTCTTGGGTATGGAATTTTCTTTTTAATGGCAAAAATGCCTATTCTGATGTTCTTCTTTTTAGGCAGTTTTATTAGTTATATTTGGCTCATGATTGCGTTACCGACTTTTAACAAACTGGAAAAGAGCAGTTAA
- a CDS encoding sugar phosphate isomerase/epimerase family protein produces MKVSCHLITWGEELLKGFKEASELGYHACETFTHLAMQYEDKIDEFQMLLDKYDFELSALYGGGNFTDESKRQYIIERNVKVAKFLAANRSNCIVFGPGGPRKEGGSTRKDLEIAAETINEAAKRCHELGVKACLHPHINTEIENEFELDTIMELTDPKHVFFCPDTAHLKKAGMDPLDVIKRYHDRIAYVHLKDISPEEADADTFPILSGNEALPIFCELGLGTLNDELKSIVAYLKEVNYDGWVTVEIDKTTSTPYNSLKICREFVEDKLDLTV; encoded by the coding sequence TTGAAAGTTTCCTGTCATTTAATTACCTGGGGGGAAGAATTACTGAAGGGTTTTAAAGAAGCATCTGAATTAGGCTATCACGCGTGTGAAACTTTTACACATCTGGCAATGCAATACGAAGATAAAATAGATGAATTTCAAATGTTATTAGACAAATATGATTTTGAACTTTCTGCTCTCTATGGCGGTGGTAATTTTACAGATGAATCAAAACGACAATATATCATTGAGCGGAATGTAAAAGTGGCTAAATTCCTTGCCGCAAACCGAAGTAATTGTATTGTCTTTGGTCCTGGTGGTCCCAGGAAAGAAGGCGGCTCCACCAGAAAAGATTTGGAAATCGCGGCTGAAACTATAAATGAGGCAGCGAAAAGGTGTCATGAATTAGGGGTTAAAGCTTGTCTTCACCCCCATATAAACACAGAAATTGAAAATGAATTCGAACTGGACACAATCATGGAGTTAACAGACCCGAAACATGTATTCTTTTGCCCGGATACAGCCCATTTAAAAAAGGCAGGCATGGACCCATTGGATGTGATTAAACGGTACCATGATCGAATTGCTTATGTTCACTTAAAGGATATCTCGCCTGAGGAGGCAGACGCGGATACGTTTCCTATTTTATCCGGCAATGAGGCATTGCCAATCTTTTGTGAACTTGGCCTGGGTACATTAAATGATGAATTAAAGTCCATAGTTGCTTACCTGAAGGAAGTAAATTATGACGGTTGGGTTACAGTTGAAATAGATAAGACAACAAGTACACCCTATAATAGTTTAAAAATTTGCCGGGAATTTGTTGAGGACAAGCTTGACTTGACGGTATAG
- a CDS encoding Sip1-related alpha-galactosidase: MFKVQNDHALLQLFFGQEKVMHNISLEVQLDQIGKVDLEFTGVELSEEKDASGKYTQYKYNYKNKGIVEFSFILNCYDQFVRAYTDVVVHSERQFGKNNYFPAENGVVINITDLGKVEGLFAAYRHKDWWTRPHFDQDITTLPSRTQSLLWKNKNHYYYLLPVVGSIYKTDIAGDEQGICLTVSSHDGGRDKCQTPVFVLGKGNNPFELAKQTTSRLLELSGNTRTLDERRYPKRLDYLGWCSWDAFYHDVNEKGILNKLEELKAKQLPVKWVMIDDGWSQTADDRLVDFGPDATKFPNGFKKFIRKIKEDYGVKSAGVWHTLAGYWGGVHLNSSLANEMAPYLLKTNSEKLIPYPDKGKGFVFWEAWHSYLFDQGIDFLKVDSQSAINNFTMKQMSIGQASTESHKALEASVGINFDHCVINCMGMASENIWNRPISAVSRSSDDFVPDDENGFAEHALQNVYNSFYQGGIYWCDWDMFWSKHKDSKRHALLRALSGGPIYTSDPVGQTDDSILWPLIYKDGKIIRCEQQGLPTIDMLMSNPVEEKKPLKMWNTSNGIGLLGVFNVSQERVSGDVSPANIEGFNTKEYYVYDYFNRSVKVLHHDERIKTSLEKDHYSLYFVIPKDHVIKPLGLQDKYVSPATFTTQYVTSDKVVINLKEEGTFVFLAESGVKQVKMNGEEVSVKQLDASEPVYTVECFSTDNQTMVLEIQE; encoded by the coding sequence ATGTTTAAAGTGCAAAATGACCATGCACTTTTACAGCTTTTTTTTGGTCAGGAAAAAGTCATGCATAATATCTCTTTGGAAGTGCAATTAGACCAAATCGGCAAGGTGGATTTGGAATTTACTGGTGTGGAATTGAGTGAAGAGAAAGATGCTTCCGGAAAGTATACCCAATATAAATATAACTATAAAAATAAAGGAATTGTAGAGTTTTCTTTTATTCTAAATTGCTATGATCAGTTTGTTCGTGCTTATACAGATGTGGTTGTTCATAGTGAGAGGCAATTTGGTAAAAACAACTATTTTCCTGCAGAAAATGGTGTAGTAATCAACATCACTGATTTAGGTAAAGTTGAAGGATTGTTTGCCGCTTATCGCCATAAGGACTGGTGGACACGACCGCATTTTGATCAAGATATTACAACACTTCCCTCAAGGACCCAATCTTTATTATGGAAAAATAAAAATCATTATTATTATCTGTTGCCGGTCGTTGGTTCAATTTACAAAACAGATATTGCAGGAGATGAACAAGGCATTTGCCTGACTGTTTCTTCACACGATGGGGGACGTGACAAATGTCAGACACCTGTTTTTGTCTTAGGTAAAGGAAACAATCCATTTGAACTTGCCAAGCAAACAACCAGCCGTTTGCTTGAATTAAGTGGAAACACCAGAACACTGGATGAAAGGCGTTATCCTAAGCGTTTGGATTATTTGGGATGGTGCAGTTGGGATGCATTCTACCATGATGTAAATGAAAAAGGTATTTTAAATAAATTGGAAGAATTAAAGGCAAAACAACTTCCAGTAAAATGGGTCATGATTGACGATGGATGGTCGCAAACAGCCGATGATCGCCTGGTGGACTTTGGCCCGGATGCAACAAAATTTCCAAATGGGTTTAAAAAATTTATCAGGAAAATTAAAGAAGACTATGGGGTTAAATCAGCAGGGGTATGGCATACACTTGCCGGATACTGGGGTGGTGTTCATCTCAACAGTTCATTGGCTAATGAAATGGCTCCGTACTTGCTAAAGACCAATAGTGAGAAGTTAATACCATATCCTGATAAAGGTAAGGGGTTTGTATTTTGGGAAGCGTGGCATTCTTATTTATTTGATCAGGGTATTGATTTTTTAAAAGTAGACAGTCAAAGCGCTATAAATAATTTTACGATGAAACAGATGTCCATAGGGCAAGCCTCGACAGAATCCCATAAAGCACTGGAAGCCTCTGTCGGAATCAATTTTGATCATTGTGTAATTAATTGCATGGGAATGGCATCTGAAAATATATGGAATCGTCCAATTTCGGCTGTATCGAGAAGCAGTGATGATTTTGTTCCGGATGATGAGAATGGTTTTGCGGAACATGCACTGCAAAACGTATATAATTCGTTTTATCAAGGCGGAATCTATTGGTGTGACTGGGATATGTTTTGGTCAAAGCACAAAGATTCAAAACGCCATGCACTGTTAAGAGCACTTAGTGGAGGTCCGATCTATACAAGTGATCCTGTGGGGCAGACTGATGATTCCATATTGTGGCCGCTAATTTATAAAGATGGAAAAATAATTCGTTGCGAGCAACAGGGTTTGCCAACAATCGATATGCTGATGTCAAACCCGGTAGAGGAGAAGAAACCGTTAAAGATGTGGAATACTAGTAATGGTATCGGATTATTAGGGGTTTTTAATGTTTCACAGGAACGTGTATCCGGGGATGTCTCTCCGGCAAATATTGAGGGGTTTAATACGAAGGAATACTATGTATATGATTATTTTAATCGATCAGTTAAGGTTCTTCATCACGACGAAAGAATAAAGACTTCTCTTGAAAAGGACCACTATTCCTTGTATTTTGTTATTCCAAAAGATCATGTGATAAAGCCTTTGGGATTACAAGATAAGTATGTTTCACCGGCTACATTTACAACCCAGTATGTAACCAGTGACAAGGTTGTTATCAACTTGAAAGAAGAAGGCACATTTGTTTTTCTGGCCGAATCAGGAGTTAAGCAAGTAAAGATGAACGGAGAAGAAGTAAGCGTGAAGCAGTTAGACGCAAGCGAACCCGTCTACACTGTTGAATGTTTTTCAACGGATAATCAAACGATGGTGCTGGAAATACAAGAATAA
- a CDS encoding amidohydrolase family protein, with product MNTIDRHLNNIRVIDGHEHLIPQKERREMNADFFDILHYLSSDLINAGMDASFFDRKKNKMSDREKAVVFLEYWGKVKNTTYAQMLRWAVEDLYGMDDWTVDGICDLSQRVRKASQDPDLYKKVLTEKSKIDLAFPLIFTTKVDFEFFRPVMWTDHMIKIRSLKDIESIESEADLDIYQFDDYLSAVDSIINQYVREGMVGTKIGIAYWRTLAVQKPTFDEAARVFNRIKTCQLGESVSQEEAKPIQDYIIHRVIQRSIEFNIPIQIHTGHQEPSVSSNGNIVTNSKVTELIPLLLEYKKAHFVLLHGGYPYYNEYLSVIKNFPNAYADLTWCYILSPTATKQLLSQMIEMVPQSKILGFGGDYNQVEGTYAHLKLAKKVLSEVLNSKVANGDMTENDACDFANRVLRNNLIELYQLDLDPVSLEEEDSYV from the coding sequence TTGAACACAATTGACAGGCACTTAAATAATATAAGAGTTATAGACGGACATGAACACTTAATTCCGCAAAAGGAGCGGAGAGAAATGAATGCCGATTTCTTTGATATATTGCATTATTTAAGCTCTGATCTTATAAATGCAGGAATGGATGCATCATTCTTTGACCGAAAAAAAAATAAAATGTCTGACCGGGAGAAAGCAGTCGTATTCCTGGAATATTGGGGAAAGGTAAAAAACACTACATATGCCCAAATGCTGAGATGGGCGGTTGAGGACTTATATGGAATGGACGATTGGACAGTCGATGGGATATGTGATCTTAGTCAACGTGTCAGAAAAGCTTCACAGGATCCCGATTTATACAAAAAAGTGTTAACAGAAAAGTCCAAGATTGATTTGGCTTTTCCACTCATTTTTACTACAAAAGTGGATTTTGAATTTTTTAGACCTGTTATGTGGACTGATCACATGATTAAAATCAGGTCTTTAAAAGATATTGAATCCATTGAGAGTGAAGCAGATTTGGATATATATCAATTCGATGATTACCTGAGTGCGGTAGATTCCATTATTAACCAGTATGTTCGTGAAGGAATGGTTGGGACTAAAATCGGCATAGCTTACTGGCGTACATTGGCAGTTCAAAAGCCGACATTCGATGAGGCTGCGAGAGTATTTAATAGAATAAAAACATGTCAGCTGGGTGAATCTGTGTCCCAGGAAGAAGCTAAACCAATTCAGGATTATATTATCCACCGGGTCATCCAGCGCTCAATTGAATTTAATATTCCAATTCAAATTCACACAGGTCATCAGGAGCCAAGTGTATCCTCTAATGGAAACATCGTGACAAATTCAAAAGTGACTGAACTTATTCCACTTTTATTGGAATATAAGAAGGCTCATTTTGTTTTGTTACATGGTGGATATCCCTATTATAACGAATATTTATCTGTTATTAAAAACTTCCCGAATGCTTACGCGGATTTAACTTGGTGTTATATTCTTTCGCCAACAGCTACAAAACAGTTGTTATCACAAATGATAGAAATGGTGCCACAGTCAAAGATTCTTGGATTTGGGGGAGATTATAATCAAGTTGAAGGAACGTACGCTCATTTAAAATTGGCTAAAAAAGTGCTTTCGGAGGTGTTGAATTCCAAAGTAGCAAATGGTGATATGACTGAGAATGATGCGTGTGATTTTGCTAATCGGGTATTAAGAAATAATTTAATAGAGTTGTATCAATTAGATTTAGATCCAGTGTCTTTGGAAGAGGAGGATTCCTATGTTTAA
- a CDS encoding ABC transporter substrate-binding protein, translated as MKSLKFFKLFLVLVFVLGLLAACSNGGDKSDAASDVNADAKAPEDFQGELEIWTFFGQVKEMAAKFEEKYPNVKVNVSVFPGDQYQTKLMNAINTKTDVPDIFDLERGYMGKFINQPFVANLSEMGAEKLVEDYIPYVRELGIAEDGTIRAISDHSSPGAFWYHRDLAKKYLGTDDPQKVSKMVSSWDKIIELGKKVKKKSNGKVHLISHFGDVYNVEVSNQEMWIKDGKLNIDPQWETVFNKMKTIRGEGIDAKLGYFSAGWGDALNEGGVIMFANPSWAGFMVDNENGKAKGKYGLAKTPSGYYQGGTYRSIYEGSDNKKLAYEFIKFIASEEWQQYNLKKTGNMPALKTVYEKNLGNFTHELFGNQKILKTYYDLVMEIPPQKATGKNKAISSLWYDATSEAIDSGEDYKKALSDFKASVKNGYPEVEVE; from the coding sequence ATGAAAAGCTTAAAATTTTTTAAATTATTTCTTGTATTAGTTTTTGTGTTGGGGTTATTGGCGGCTTGTTCGAATGGCGGTGATAAAAGTGACGCCGCATCCGATGTAAATGCTGATGCAAAAGCTCCAGAAGACTTTCAAGGTGAACTGGAAATTTGGACATTCTTTGGTCAGGTAAAGGAAATGGCCGCTAAATTTGAAGAAAAGTATCCAAATGTAAAAGTAAATGTAAGTGTTTTCCCGGGAGACCAGTATCAGACCAAATTAATGAATGCAATTAATACAAAAACAGATGTACCCGATATTTTTGATCTTGAAAGAGGGTATATGGGCAAGTTTATTAATCAACCATTTGTAGCTAATTTGTCCGAAATGGGCGCTGAAAAATTAGTGGAAGATTACATTCCGTATGTCAGAGAACTTGGTATTGCGGAAGATGGCACAATTCGTGCAATATCTGACCATTCTTCCCCCGGTGCATTTTGGTATCATAGAGATCTTGCGAAGAAGTATCTTGGAACAGACGATCCGCAGAAAGTTTCAAAAATGGTAAGTTCGTGGGACAAGATAATAGAATTAGGTAAAAAAGTAAAAAAGAAGAGTAATGGAAAAGTACATTTAATTTCACATTTTGGTGATGTGTATAATGTGGAAGTATCCAATCAGGAAATGTGGATAAAAGATGGTAAATTGAATATTGATCCTCAATGGGAAACCGTTTTCAACAAGATGAAGACGATTAGAGGAGAAGGCATTGATGCGAAACTTGGTTATTTCTCAGCCGGTTGGGGTGATGCTTTAAACGAAGGCGGAGTCATTATGTTTGCAAATCCATCATGGGCCGGATTTATGGTTGATAACGAAAATGGCAAAGCAAAAGGTAAATATGGTCTTGCAAAAACCCCAAGCGGTTATTACCAAGGCGGAACATACCGTTCAATCTATGAAGGATCTGACAACAAAAAACTGGCATATGAATTTATTAAGTTTATCGCTAGTGAAGAATGGCAGCAATATAACCTCAAAAAAACCGGGAATATGCCAGCATTAAAAACAGTGTATGAAAAGAATTTGGGTAATTTCACACATGAATTGTTTGGAAATCAAAAGATTTTAAAAACGTATTATGACCTTGTGATGGAAATCCCGCCACAAAAAGCAACTGGTAAGAATAAAGCTATTTCATCGTTATGGTACGATGCTACGTCCGAGGCTATTGACAGTGGTGAAGACTATAAGAAGGCGTTAAGCGATTTTAAGGCATCTGTTAAAAATGGATACCCTGAAGTCGAGGTAGAATAA